A single Paratractidigestivibacter faecalis DNA region contains:
- a CDS encoding 6-phosphofructokinase, translated as MLRIGLLTSGGDCQALNATMRGIVKTVLNNAKEKVEIYGFEDGYQGLIYGRYRKMEWADFSGVLTMGGTILGTSRTPFKMLDAPEADGVEKVPAMVANYRKLKLDCLFMLGGNGSTKTANRLRQEGLNIIALPKTIDNDTWGTDMTFGFPSAIDVATRCIDDIHTTASSHGRVFVIEIMGHKVGWIPLYAGVAGGADVILIPEIPYDMDNVVAAIERREEKGGRFAIVVVAEGAISREEAAMKKKAYKAKVAARVKPSVAYDIAEEIAARTDREVRVAVPGHTQRGGAPDAQDRIFATQCGVEAARACLEGQFGFMVAQRAGKMVRVPLEDVAGKLKYVDPESDLVREAKLLGISFGDE; from the coding sequence ATGCTGAGGATCGGACTGCTCACCAGCGGCGGAGACTGCCAGGCGCTCAACGCCACCATGCGCGGCATCGTCAAGACCGTGCTCAACAACGCCAAGGAGAAGGTCGAGATCTACGGCTTCGAGGACGGCTACCAGGGCCTCATCTACGGGCGCTACCGCAAGATGGAGTGGGCCGACTTCTCCGGCGTCCTCACCATGGGCGGCACCATCCTGGGCACCTCCCGCACGCCCTTCAAGATGCTCGATGCCCCCGAGGCCGACGGCGTGGAGAAGGTCCCGGCCATGGTGGCCAACTACCGCAAGCTCAAGCTGGACTGCCTCTTCATGCTGGGTGGCAACGGCTCGACCAAGACGGCCAACCGCCTGCGCCAGGAGGGGCTGAACATCATCGCCCTGCCCAAGACCATCGACAACGACACCTGGGGCACCGACATGACCTTCGGCTTCCCCTCCGCCATCGACGTGGCCACCCGCTGCATCGACGACATCCACACCACGGCCAGCTCCCACGGCCGCGTCTTCGTCATCGAGATCATGGGCCACAAGGTGGGCTGGATCCCGTTGTACGCGGGCGTGGCCGGCGGCGCCGACGTCATCCTCATCCCCGAGATCCCCTACGACATGGACAACGTCGTGGCGGCCATCGAGAGGCGCGAGGAGAAGGGCGGCCGCTTCGCCATCGTCGTGGTGGCCGAGGGCGCCATCTCCCGCGAGGAGGCGGCCATGAAGAAGAAGGCCTACAAGGCCAAGGTGGCCGCCCGCGTGAAGCCGTCCGTGGCCTATGACATCGCCGAGGAGATCGCCGCCCGCACCGACCGCGAGGTCCGCGTGGCGGTGCCCGGTCACACCCAGCGCGGCGGCGCCCCCGACGCCCAGGACCGCATCTTCGCCACCCAGTGCGGCGTCGAGGCGGCCCGCGCCTGCCTGGAGGGTCAGTTCGGCTTCATGGTGGCCCAGCGCGCCGGCAAGATGGTCCGCGTCCCCCTGGAGGACGTGGCCGGCAAGCTCAAGTACGTCGACCCCGAGAGCGACCTCGTGCGCGAGGCCAAGCTCCTGGGCATCAGCTTCGGAGACGAGTAG
- a CDS encoding acyl carrier protein, translating into MNQEVFEQVAEFAKNAYKYEGQITPETTFDELGKGSMKMIALTSMIENELDAEVPVREVMVMKNIAELVARVEEEME; encoded by the coding sequence ATGAACCAGGAAGTCTTCGAGCAGGTTGCCGAGTTCGCCAAGAACGCCTACAAGTACGAGGGCCAGATCACGCCCGAGACCACCTTCGACGAGCTAGGCAAGGGCTCCATGAAGATGATCGCCCTCACCTCCATGATCGAGAACGAGCTCGATGCCGAGGTGCCCGTCCGCGAGGTCATGGTCATGAAGAACATCGCCGAGCTCGTGGCCCGCGTCGAGGAAGAGATGGAGTAG
- a CDS encoding Zn-ribbon domain-containing OB-fold protein, with protein sequence MKLEMMEPIVKKFYEGLEQGKFYARKCKECGAVEFPPHLACNACGYHETEWCEVSGHGRLIDFTLPGPQNDKPYLKENGKYAYGAVEIDEGAQYTYVIYGITKKKAPAIRAALMAGEKVGVHAKVIDRPGYKMLTFELD encoded by the coding sequence ATGAAACTCGAAATGATGGAGCCCATCGTCAAGAAGTTCTACGAGGGCCTGGAGCAGGGCAAGTTCTACGCCCGCAAGTGCAAGGAGTGCGGTGCCGTGGAGTTTCCGCCCCACCTGGCCTGCAACGCCTGCGGCTACCACGAGACCGAGTGGTGCGAGGTCTCCGGCCACGGCCGCCTCATCGACTTCACTCTGCCCGGCCCGCAAAACGACAAGCCCTACCTCAAGGAGAACGGCAAGTACGCCTACGGCGCCGTGGAGATTGACGAGGGCGCCCAGTACACCTACGTCATCTACGGCATCACCAAGAAGAAGGCCCCGGCCATCCGCGCGGCCCTCATGGCCGGCGAGAAGGTCGGCGTCCACGCAAAGGTGATCGACCGCCCCGGCTACAAGATGCTCACCTTTGAGCTGGACTAG
- a CDS encoding flavodoxin family protein, giving the protein MSFKVMAICAGRHGGNGEALAKEALCAVQEAGGEVELINLFDYNILPCTGCEGCTMQMGKMAAGLQKEYHGCVLKNKDDVDAIINEIQTCQGVIISVPTYDLTPSSVYTRLAQRFLAYELSFRLAIGDVKENPHTVAGLISVGGSMHDWQSLALESLQATMFTMSMQVVDRYMAQRDGRPGNCFVWGEGDEWGGQLARARRMGENIVKAIQTPVEERCWLGDADDGVCPNCHSSLVYPGDKHWDGVEFPWECAVCGAGGDLVTDEKTGRPKLRIAENGLIRDRNDDRARAEHLNEINKTRDEFFAHMGEVKPLIDKYAKMEFPTLEIKRD; this is encoded by the coding sequence ATGTCGTTCAAGGTTATGGCAATCTGCGCCGGCAGGCACGGCGGAAATGGCGAGGCGCTCGCCAAGGAGGCCCTCTGCGCGGTCCAGGAGGCGGGCGGAGAGGTCGAGCTCATCAACCTCTTTGACTACAACATCCTGCCCTGCACCGGCTGCGAGGGCTGCACCATGCAGATGGGCAAGATGGCCGCCGGCCTCCAGAAGGAGTACCACGGCTGCGTCCTCAAGAACAAGGACGACGTCGACGCCATCATCAACGAGATCCAGACCTGCCAGGGCGTGATCATCTCGGTCCCCACCTACGACCTCACGCCCAGCTCCGTCTATACCCGCCTGGCCCAGCGCTTCCTCGCCTACGAGCTCTCCTTCAGGCTCGCCATCGGCGACGTCAAGGAGAACCCGCACACGGTGGCCGGCCTCATCTCCGTCGGCGGCTCCATGCACGACTGGCAATCCCTTGCGCTGGAGAGCCTGCAGGCCACCATGTTCACCATGTCCATGCAGGTCGTTGACCGCTACATGGCCCAGCGCGACGGCCGCCCGGGCAACTGCTTCGTGTGGGGCGAGGGCGATGAGTGGGGCGGCCAGCTCGCCCGCGCCCGCAGGATGGGCGAGAACATCGTCAAGGCCATCCAGACCCCCGTCGAGGAGCGCTGCTGGCTGGGCGACGCCGACGACGGCGTCTGCCCCAACTGCCACAGCTCCCTGGTCTACCCCGGCGACAAGCACTGGGACGGCGTCGAGTTCCCGTGGGAGTGCGCCGTCTGCGGCGCCGGCGGCGACCTCGTGACCGACGAGAAGACCGGCCGCCCCAAGCTCAGGATCGCTGAGAACGGCCTCATCCGCGACCGCAACGACGACCGCGCCCGCGCTGAGCACCTGAACGAGATTAACAAGACGCGCGACGAGTTCTTCGCGCACATGGGCGAGGTCAAGCCCCTCATTGACAAGTACGCCAAGATGGAGTTCCCCACGCTCGAGATCAAGCGCGACTAG
- a CDS encoding ABC transporter ATP-binding protein, translating into MTDVIRIENATKVIKDRAVLDGISLELPRGGVYGFMGINGSGKTMLFRAVAGLIHLSSGTVNVFGKRIGEDCDFPPGLGLSLDSTGFWEDQSALWNMTFLASIRGEVGEPAARDALRRVGLDPDDARKVSAFSMGMRQRLSIAQAVMERPELLILDEPTNALDVDGIGMVARLILEERARGCTVLVSCHNEPQVEALFDRTYRLYEGRIADGRQ; encoded by the coding sequence ATGACGGACGTCATCAGGATCGAAAACGCAACAAAGGTCATCAAGGACCGCGCGGTGCTCGATGGCATCTCGCTTGAGCTGCCGCGAGGCGGCGTTTACGGCTTTATGGGAATCAACGGGTCCGGAAAGACCATGCTCTTTCGAGCCGTCGCGGGGTTGATTCACCTTAGTTCCGGAACGGTCAACGTCTTTGGGAAACGCATCGGCGAGGATTGCGACTTCCCACCCGGTCTAGGCCTTTCGCTCGACTCGACAGGCTTTTGGGAAGATCAATCGGCCCTTTGGAACATGACCTTTCTTGCCTCGATACGCGGCGAGGTGGGGGAGCCTGCGGCCCGTGATGCGCTGAGGCGCGTGGGGCTCGACCCCGACGACGCCCGAAAGGTGTCTGCTTTTAGCATGGGAATGCGACAGCGCCTCTCGATTGCGCAGGCGGTGATGGAGAGGCCGGAGCTTCTCATCCTTGATGAGCCGACGAATGCGCTGGATGTGGACGGTATCGGCATGGTTGCGAGGCTGATCTTGGAGGAGCGCGCGAGGGGCTGCACCGTTCTTGTGTCTTGTCACAACGAGCCTCAGGTTGAAGCCTTGTTCGATAGGACCTATCGCCTGTATGAGGGGCGCATAGCAGACGGGAGGCAGTGA
- a CDS encoding TetR/AcrR family transcriptional regulator has translation MTAWGYDKKRDSADERIEDAVFSLMRTTDIPDIRVADVCHGAGVSRSTFYRHFDSVDQVVKGFEMDLLANMHDINGYALKARFGLAELDPTPTMIRRMELLQERRDKIVALNGPHGDPQFIHKATVLMHDHFRDRLADVPGSADYRDFYLAFVLAGHHNVIQYWLEERPDTPPEKVAGVLNRLFYAPFFLDESRARTSPTSPFGEK, from the coding sequence ATGACGGCCTGGGGATACGACAAGAAGCGCGACTCAGCTGACGAGCGCATAGAGGACGCAGTCTTCTCGCTCATGAGGACCACCGACATACCGGACATCCGCGTGGCGGACGTCTGCCATGGGGCGGGGGTGTCGCGCTCCACGTTCTACCGGCACTTCGACAGCGTTGACCAGGTGGTCAAGGGCTTCGAGATGGACCTTCTGGCCAACATGCACGACATCAACGGGTACGCCCTGAAGGCGCGCTTCGGCCTGGCTGAGCTCGACCCCACGCCCACCATGATCCGCCGCATGGAGCTCCTCCAGGAGCGCCGCGACAAGATCGTGGCGCTGAACGGCCCCCACGGGGACCCGCAGTTCATCCACAAGGCCACCGTCCTCATGCACGACCACTTCCGCGACCGCCTGGCCGACGTGCCAGGGTCCGCCGACTACCGAGACTTCTACCTGGCCTTCGTTCTGGCGGGGCACCACAACGTCATCCAGTACTGGCTGGAGGAGCGCCCCGACACGCCGCCCGAGAAGGTGGCCGGCGTCCTCAACCGCCTCTTCTACGCCCCCTTCTTCCTCGACGAGTCCCGCGCCCGCACGAGCCCCACCTCCCCCTTCGGCGAGAAGTGA
- a CDS encoding PucR family transcriptional regulator, with the protein MNTTGTDVQESNERLLKALFSNRGLTHLVEVGAAELGNPVLVVDPTYHYAARAGIELDDADDSAFARFVRTESADEVIADEGIRYIKETGVDEELARAHGAVLRHNPLYDLDTLTQDVVAEGICLGRVMALAKNHPFGEADRAVFDRLVALVAQELQKGGFLSSKDSQAGPYFLARLLDDEQPNPMHTARRMKLVGFSPLSTLFVVTLRRREGDMDGSCAQRVRAHLSGLLAHSLSTIYDNELVCLVSRTDEPVLPARDEEALVRAAASNGLLVGISNAFSEVTDVRPHLEQARSAIRYGSTYTKILDDTGVYRYCEYTYMEMLDICNDHVNLMNYCHPAIWALWEYDQAHGTELVETLFAYMQNGCNTARTSALLSLHKNTLLYRLGRIREVTGNDLASGEDLFLFHLSIRVLLYLGIFETRTKPRSSADLHLPAE; encoded by the coding sequence ATGAACACCACCGGCACAGACGTGCAGGAATCAAACGAGCGCCTGCTCAAGGCCCTGTTTTCCAACCGAGGCCTGACTCACCTCGTGGAGGTGGGCGCCGCCGAGCTTGGCAACCCGGTACTGGTAGTTGACCCAACCTACCACTACGCCGCCCGCGCCGGCATAGAGCTCGACGACGCCGACGACTCCGCCTTCGCCCGCTTCGTCCGCACCGAGTCCGCCGACGAGGTCATCGCCGACGAGGGCATCCGCTACATCAAGGAGACGGGCGTGGACGAGGAGCTCGCCCGCGCGCACGGCGCGGTGCTGCGGCACAACCCCCTCTACGACCTCGACACCCTGACGCAGGACGTCGTGGCCGAGGGCATCTGCCTGGGCCGCGTTATGGCCCTGGCAAAGAACCACCCCTTCGGCGAGGCCGACCGCGCCGTCTTCGACCGGCTCGTGGCCCTGGTGGCCCAGGAGCTCCAGAAGGGCGGGTTCCTCTCTTCCAAGGACTCGCAGGCAGGGCCCTACTTCCTGGCCCGCCTGCTCGACGACGAGCAGCCCAACCCCATGCACACCGCGCGCCGCATGAAGCTGGTGGGCTTCTCTCCCCTCTCCACGCTCTTCGTGGTGACCCTGCGCCGCCGCGAGGGAGACATGGACGGCAGCTGCGCCCAGCGCGTGCGCGCCCACCTCTCGGGCCTCCTCGCGCACAGCCTCTCCACCATCTACGACAACGAGCTCGTCTGCCTGGTCTCTCGCACGGACGAGCCGGTGCTTCCCGCACGCGACGAGGAGGCCCTCGTGCGCGCCGCCGCGAGCAACGGGCTCTTGGTGGGCATCAGCAACGCGTTCTCGGAGGTCACCGACGTGCGCCCCCACCTGGAGCAGGCGAGAAGCGCCATCCGCTACGGGTCCACCTACACCAAGATCCTGGACGACACCGGCGTCTACCGCTACTGCGAGTACACCTACATGGAGATGCTGGACATCTGCAACGACCACGTGAACCTGATGAACTACTGCCACCCGGCCATCTGGGCCCTGTGGGAGTACGACCAGGCGCACGGCACCGAGCTCGTGGAGACGCTCTTTGCCTACATGCAGAACGGCTGCAACACCGCCCGCACCTCCGCCCTGCTCAGCCTGCACAAGAACACGCTGCTCTACCGCCTGGGCAGGATCCGCGAGGTCACCGGCAACGACCTCGCCTCCGGGGAGGACCTGTTCCTCTTCCACCTCTCCATCCGCGTCCTGCTCTACCTGGGCATCTTCGAGACCCGCACCAAGCCGCGCTCGAGCGCGGACCTGCACCTGCCGGCGGAGTAG
- a CDS encoding phosphate acyltransferase translates to MDLMQTLRERAAARPMRVAFPEGDNETMMRAVRELADEGLAQCVLVGDGAELARLAGERGISLDGIEVVDVTDEAANAACCERYLAHPDCRYKPKGAAKRMTRPLERALIMQVLGDVDVMFAGIANATGDIILAGQIIVGLADGVDTISSCGIAQVPGWDGGENGLIGFGDSAVCVDPTPEELASIACASSDTVAALTGWDVRCALLSHSTDGSMDNALVDKVRAARNIANERRPDLKIDGEFQFDAAVRPDVAAKKVRRESEVAGRANLLIWPDINVGNIGVKIIQNLTGADAYGPMLQGFKKIVCDCSRSAPVSEIVGNVVMSCVRAQALTEGE, encoded by the coding sequence ATGGATCTGATGCAGACCCTGCGCGAGCGCGCCGCCGCGCGCCCCATGCGCGTCGCCTTCCCCGAGGGCGACAACGAGACCATGATGCGCGCCGTGCGCGAGCTGGCCGACGAGGGCCTGGCCCAGTGCGTGCTGGTGGGCGACGGCGCCGAGCTGGCCCGCCTGGCCGGCGAGCGCGGCATCTCGCTCGACGGCATCGAGGTCGTCGACGTGACCGACGAGGCCGCCAACGCCGCCTGCTGCGAGCGCTACCTGGCGCACCCCGACTGCCGCTACAAGCCCAAGGGCGCGGCCAAGCGCATGACGCGCCCCCTGGAGCGCGCCCTCATCATGCAGGTGCTCGGCGACGTTGACGTGATGTTCGCGGGCATCGCCAACGCCACCGGCGACATCATCCTGGCCGGCCAGATCATCGTGGGCCTGGCCGACGGCGTGGACACCATCAGCTCCTGCGGCATCGCCCAGGTCCCCGGCTGGGACGGCGGCGAGAACGGCCTCATCGGCTTTGGCGACTCCGCCGTCTGCGTTGACCCCACGCCCGAGGAGCTGGCCTCCATCGCCTGCGCCTCCTCCGACACGGTGGCCGCGCTCACCGGCTGGGACGTGCGCTGCGCCCTGCTCTCGCACTCCACGGACGGCTCCATGGACAATGCCCTTGTCGACAAGGTCCGCGCCGCGCGCAACATTGCCAACGAGCGCAGGCCCGACCTCAAGATCGACGGCGAGTTCCAGTTTGACGCCGCCGTCCGCCCGGACGTTGCCGCCAAGAAGGTCCGCCGCGAGTCTGAGGTGGCCGGCCGTGCCAACCTCCTCATCTGGCCCGACATCAACGTCGGAAACATCGGCGTCAAGATCATCCAGAACCTCACGGGCGCCGACGCCTACGGCCCCATGCTCCAGGGCTTCAAGAAGATCGTCTGCGACTGCAGCCGCAGCGCCCCAGTCTCCGAGATCGTGGGCAACGTGGTCATGAGCTGCGTGCGCGCCCAGGCGCTGACGGAGGGGGAGTAG
- a CDS encoding thiolase family protein, translated as MVKLGKNARSVSIVGVGCTPFKDFETHPETQGIGEGEAFGYAALEAIADAGLEPRDVDFFYHGSANPYLVGDCITPNMQVADWIGMRAKGSVHHSEACCTGYVALEQAVMAVASGTYDVVLSGACDLASTLPVEHQPSHIRQDFPLSVMIPSLDKIYDRAYGRPLDGAFGVSFDNWINEYSMQYDIDAEKIDDALNGLTKSLRRGAVANPLAWYETTVEEDATANGFATADEYLKSMYNPKVTQYLRVTGFEKKCDGAAALVVMPTEKALAMGVPHTPIEVLGTGASAVEAGLVHNEHWATKVAAQQVYELTGVSPDEVDLFMCNDFFLASEIVSAEECGYIPRGEAWRYAIDGRTAYDGDKPINPHGGRCNFGHAHGASGIADIYEAVKQMRGEAGATQMVKRPDTTFVRGFGGSQNVRCQILRAVR; from the coding sequence ATGGTCAAGCTTGGCAAGAACGCTCGAAGCGTGTCCATCGTCGGCGTGGGCTGCACGCCGTTCAAGGACTTCGAGACCCACCCCGAGACCCAGGGCATCGGCGAGGGCGAGGCCTTTGGCTACGCCGCGCTGGAGGCCATCGCCGACGCCGGCCTGGAGCCGCGCGACGTGGACTTCTTCTACCACGGCAGCGCCAACCCCTACCTGGTGGGAGACTGCATCACCCCCAACATGCAGGTGGCCGACTGGATCGGCATGCGCGCCAAGGGCTCCGTCCACCACTCCGAGGCCTGCTGCACCGGCTACGTGGCGCTCGAGCAGGCCGTCATGGCCGTGGCCTCCGGCACCTACGACGTCGTCCTCTCCGGCGCCTGCGACCTGGCTTCCACGCTTCCCGTGGAGCACCAGCCGTCCCACATCCGCCAGGACTTCCCGCTCTCCGTCATGATCCCGTCCCTGGACAAGATCTACGACCGCGCCTACGGACGCCCGCTTGACGGCGCCTTCGGCGTGTCCTTCGACAACTGGATCAACGAGTACTCCATGCAGTACGACATCGACGCCGAGAAGATCGACGACGCCCTAAACGGCCTCACCAAGAGCCTTCGCCGCGGCGCCGTGGCCAACCCGCTGGCCTGGTACGAGACCACGGTCGAGGAGGACGCGACCGCCAACGGCTTTGCGACCGCCGACGAGTACCTCAAGTCCATGTACAACCCCAAGGTCACCCAGTACCTGCGCGTGACCGGCTTCGAGAAGAAGTGCGACGGCGCGGCGGCCCTGGTGGTCATGCCCACCGAGAAGGCCCTGGCCATGGGTGTGCCCCACACCCCCATCGAGGTCCTGGGCACCGGCGCCTCCGCCGTTGAGGCGGGCCTGGTCCACAACGAGCACTGGGCCACGAAGGTCGCCGCCCAGCAGGTCTACGAACTCACCGGCGTCTCTCCCGACGAGGTCGACCTCTTCATGTGCAACGACTTCTTCCTCGCGTCGGAGATTGTCTCCGCGGAGGAGTGCGGCTACATCCCGCGCGGCGAGGCCTGGCGCTACGCCATCGACGGCCGCACCGCCTACGACGGTGACAAGCCCATCAACCCGCACGGCGGCCGCTGCAACTTCGGCCACGCCCACGGCGCCTCGGGCATCGCCGACATCTACGAGGCCGTCAAGCAGATGCGCGGCGAGGCCGGCGCCACCCAGATGGTCAAGCGTCCCGACACCACCTTCGTCCGCGGCTTCGGCGGTTCCCAGAACGTCCGCTGCCAGATCCTGCGCGCCGTCCGCTAG
- the buk gene encoding butyrate kinase: MAQTIEPRAWRVLVINPGSTSTKVGLFDGEKPVFTVNVAHEASELAKFAGVSDQLPYRLGLIEAALAENGVDLASVDAFVGRGGGLLPLPGGTYEVDDVLLDHSTRGANGVQHPAQLGPQIAHALAARCGRPAFVVNPPDTDELCDEARMTGVRGVYRHVHLHALNLKETAIRHAASMGRAYEDCRFVVCHIGGGISVSAHDHGKMVDGADIVGGEGPMAPTRAGALPVAEVLDYLEAGHGVAETRRLCMKTGGFVDLLGTSDALEVSRRAEAGDEAARRAWDAMVYQICKEIGAMAAALGGGVDGILLGGGMVHNKGLVADIVERCGWIAPVTAYPGEFELEAMAAGARRVLDGAELPRRYSGKPVFEGFPCFGA; this comes from the coding sequence ATGGCGCAGACCATCGAGCCCCGCGCCTGGCGCGTCCTTGTCATCAACCCGGGCTCCACCTCCACCAAGGTCGGCCTCTTTGACGGCGAGAAGCCCGTCTTCACCGTAAACGTCGCGCACGAGGCCTCCGAGCTGGCCAAGTTCGCCGGCGTGTCGGACCAGCTGCCGTACCGCCTGGGCCTCATCGAGGCCGCGCTCGCGGAGAACGGCGTGGACCTTGCCAGCGTGGACGCCTTCGTGGGGCGCGGCGGCGGCCTGCTGCCGCTCCCGGGAGGCACCTACGAGGTGGACGACGTCCTTCTCGACCACTCCACGCGCGGCGCAAACGGCGTGCAGCACCCGGCCCAGCTGGGGCCGCAGATCGCGCACGCCCTTGCGGCGAGGTGCGGCCGCCCAGCCTTTGTGGTGAACCCGCCCGACACCGACGAGCTGTGCGACGAGGCGCGCATGACCGGCGTGCGCGGCGTGTACCGCCACGTGCACCTTCATGCGCTCAACCTCAAGGAGACGGCCATCCGCCACGCGGCCTCGATGGGCCGTGCCTACGAGGACTGCCGCTTTGTGGTCTGCCACATCGGTGGCGGCATCTCCGTCAGCGCCCACGACCACGGCAAGATGGTCGACGGCGCCGACATCGTGGGCGGCGAGGGCCCGATGGCCCCCACGCGTGCGGGCGCCCTTCCCGTGGCCGAGGTCCTGGACTACCTGGAGGCCGGCCACGGCGTCGCCGAGACGCGCCGCCTCTGCATGAAGACCGGCGGCTTCGTCGACCTGCTGGGCACCTCCGACGCCCTCGAGGTGAGCCGGCGCGCCGAGGCCGGCGACGAGGCGGCCCGTCGCGCTTGGGACGCCATGGTCTATCAGATCTGCAAGGAGATCGGCGCCATGGCCGCGGCATTGGGCGGCGGCGTCGACGGCATTCTGCTCGGAGGCGGCATGGTTCACAACAAGGGCCTTGTCGCCGACATCGTCGAGCGCTGCGGCTGGATAGCCCCGGTCACGGCCTATCCGGGCGAGTTCGAGCTCGAGGCCATGGCCGCAGGCGCCCGCCGCGTCCTCGACGGCGCCGAGCTGCCCCGCCGCTACTCCGGCAAGCCCGTCTTCGAGGGCTTTCCCTGCTTTGGCGCCTAG